The sequence below is a genomic window from Paenibacillus sp. DCT19.
CAGAAGAAACGGCCTGCGAATACTTTTTCCGTCAGTAGCTTGTACGTCTCTTCAGGCAATTCTTTTTTCATTTTCGCCATGACTGCTTCTTTGCCTTGATAGTACTGTGAAGACATGCCAATCTCTGCCTTTGTGTTGCTTGCATCTAAACGCATGATTGGTGTCGCTGCATTCTTCGTCCAAGGTGTCCAGTCTTCGAGGTTGGCAGATCCGCCATCCCCAGGGTGCCCTGTATACAAGAACTGTTTCAGATATGCCGCCATAGCTGTAGACAGCTGGTCACGACCTGGTTTGTTCGCCTCACCAAAGTACCCTTCTGGGAAGTAAGCAGCTATACCAGCTGCATGCCCTGTGTAGAAGTCCATATCTGCGCCGTGAGGAGCACCAAGCAGCGTCTGCAAACGTTCCGAGATTACACCAGGCTGCGTACCCCACGCAAACCGATATGCATAAACGGAAGGCTGTCCTGCAACACTTGTCAGTCGCTCAGCTACCCGCTCTGCGTTAAAGCCGGCATATGCTTCACTACCGTATTGAATAGCGGCAGCGTATTGTTCCGCTTTCGTTTTATCTGTGAACAATGTTCCATCGTTAATCGATGGGGAGAAGTTCGGATCACCGAAGGCAAATGCCGCGAATTCGGTATCCAGACTACCCAGTAATACTGGAACCTTAGTGTAGTTCCCTTGCTCCAGAGCAGAGAAGCCCTCTTTTGGAATGACTGTGCCATCACGGAACAAATGTGGGAATGGCTCCATCCGAATTGCCGTACCACCAAACACCTTAACCAGCTTGTCTGCAGGCAGTTCACGTAGATACGTAGCTAACTGTTCCTTAGACTGCTTCGCAATCCATGCTTTAGCTTCCTCGGGGGTAGTTGCTTTGCCTTCCTCTACCAGCAATTTCTCCAGGGCACTTTCCGACTTTTGCTCTCCTGCTTCTGGTGCTGAAGTCGTTAATCCACCACTGAATGCAACGACTTTCTGGAATAGCCCTTTTCCAAGTGGTGAGATAAGCGTAGCCAGCACATCCCGCGCTCCTGCAGACTGACCCGCCAGCGTTACGTTATCCGTGTCACCACCGAAGCCTTCGATATTATCCTGTACCCACTCCAATGCTCGAAGCGCATCGAGCAATCCATAGTTACCGGAATCATCCAGTGCATTACCTGTCTCCAACGCTTCATTCTTGAAGAATCCAAGCGCACCTAAACGATAGTTTACCGAGATAATAATGCTGTTTGTATTCCGTGCAAGTTGTTCACCTTGGAAGTCCTTGCCTGATCCAGTCATGTTCCCGCCGCCGTGCAGGAATACCATTACCGGAAGTTTAGAACTTGTTGTATCGGGTCTCCAAATATTCAAATAGAGTGAATCTTCACTGCCTACCGTATTTTGCCCAGACAGTTGCAAGCTGTTGGCAGCAAATTCCTTCGCCTCACGCGTTCCCGTCCATGCTTTTGGTTCAACTGGCGCTTTCCAGCGCAGCTCTCCTACAGGTGGTGCTGCATAAGGTACACCCAGCCAGCCAAGTGTTCCGTACTGCTCATAACTCTTACCATCAATGGAGCCATATTTTGTCTGCTGAAGCGTTTGTGGCGTAAATCCTTGATCCTGCTTATGCTTCAGCCAGCTTTGTTCAAGGGTGCCACTTCCGTTCTTGAGTTGCACTTGCAAAGCCTGAGCTGTTGCCTCGGCCACTTGGCGATTCGAGAGAGTCCCCTTGCCACCTTGGAGTGCTTTGATTCCTTTTGATGCCGCGAAGTTTACTGCCTCACCTTGTTTATAATCTGTGCCAGCCTCATAACCAAGCGCCTTTAACAACAGTGTTGCATAGTCTTCAGACGTAAGTGTTGCATTGGGTTTAAACGCGTTCGCACCGTCAGCAATACCCAGATAAGGGTGCTGCTTTAGATACCCAACCACAGGCTGTAGGAATTTCCCAGCTGATGCCGCATCTTCATACGTATCTGTGCCAGTATAGGCAAGAGCCTCTTTTTCCAATCCAGTCAAACGCAAGTACAGAACAGCAGCCTGAATACGTGTTGCTTTTTTGTTCAGGTACGCTGCGTTAACCCCTTGACCATTCCCCTTAATTAATTGGGATGAGATCAGCTTGTCGATCGCTGCATTGGAAGCTGGAGTTGAAGCTCCGGCAGCATAGGCAGGCATTGCTGATAAACATAAGCCTAGAACGGTTGCTACCGCGATGGATCGTTTGATTTTTTTCATGTCGTAAATCTCCTCGCTGTCAGATAGTGTGTGACGGAATATACGATGGCACATCAATACGGATATCCATAGTATTCCAAACCAAGATCATCCTAAATCTCTGTCTGTGAACCGAAAATGTCCCCCTTCCGGTTATGATTCTGCTACGGCGTTTCAAGCGAAGACAATACCAACCAGGCGTTTATCTGTATAAAAAAACCTGAATCGAAGGCAAACAGACGTCGCTACAGCGTGTCTTCTGCCCTCAATTCAGGTTTTGCCTGTCTTCAGTAACAACCCTGAGAATATGAGGTCATTCAATAAAACATATATTCAACTTAAGTATGTTTACACTTGCCACTCCGATGACAGAATAACGTTCCGATCGCTGTTATCCCCAGATTTTTTTTATTCCCTTTTTGAAAGAGAAAATCCCGGGATAGCTTATGCTTCCGATGCAGCTTTCTTTCAGAAAGCTTTGAGGCGAACGCTTCGCTTCTTCACGTTATTTCTGTCCTCTCCGTTCTCGTGTAAAAGGTTTAGTTGAATATAAGTAAGCGTATTCAAAAACATAACAGGTATTGCCCGGAGTTGGTTACAATCCTGTTGTTATGGTGATGTTAGCATATAATGTAAGCGTTCGCAATAACTTTTTATTACATTTCATATTTTTTTTAAAACTTACCAGACGTACGAAAAATGTCTCTACGATATGTCAGCTATGCTAAACGATTCGCTCGATATGATTTCTTCAATTATAGCAGCCCTTGACTCAATTTAAGTCCCACCGCTCGACCCTCTTCTACATCTAGCTTTTCACGCTAAATCAATCATTAATTCTTGGCTTCCGCTCATAAAAAAGACTGCTCTTGAAGCAAATTCAAGTTGAATTCACTTTAAGAACAGACCTTGAAATTAAACATGTTTAACGGCATCTTTCAGACCCATGACCATGTATATAAAAAGTTATTTCTGTAAATGGGACACCTGTTCCATAAGAACATCAACACCTTTGTCCACCGTATACGGTCCGTAGTTCCAGAAGTCACGGGATACATTAATAATGCGCTTGTTCTTCACAGCAGGAATACTCTGGTACACAGGTTCTTTGAACAGATCCATCATCTGACCCATCTCTTCATCTGTCATCTGCGTGATAAAATAATCGGCTGGCTCAGCAGCGAGCTTCTCCAGAGATAACACCGTACCTCCGTCGGCAAAGGCTTTGTATTCCTCCGGCATATCGAAACCAAAATCTTCATAGATTAATTTGCCGAGTGTACCGCCCTCTCCGCCTAATAACACTTCTCCGTTGTACAACACAAAAGACATTGCAGTGG
It includes:
- a CDS encoding carboxylesterase/lipase family protein; amino-acid sequence: MKKIKRSIAVATVLGLCLSAMPAYAAGASTPASNAAIDKLISSQLIKGNGQGVNAAYLNKKATRIQAAVLYLRLTGLEKEALAYTGTDTYEDAASAGKFLQPVVGYLKQHPYLGIADGANAFKPNATLTSEDYATLLLKALGYEAGTDYKQGEAVNFAASKGIKALQGGKGTLSNRQVAEATAQALQVQLKNGSGTLEQSWLKHKQDQGFTPQTLQQTKYGSIDGKSYEQYGTLGWLGVPYAAPPVGELRWKAPVEPKAWTGTREAKEFAANSLQLSGQNTVGSEDSLYLNIWRPDTTSSKLPVMVFLHGGGNMTGSGKDFQGEQLARNTNSIIISVNYRLGALGFFKNEALETGNALDDSGNYGLLDALRALEWVQDNIEGFGGDTDNVTLAGQSAGARDVLATLISPLGKGLFQKVVAFSGGLTTSAPEAGEQKSESALEKLLVEEGKATTPEEAKAWIAKQSKEQLATYLRELPADKLVKVFGGTAIRMEPFPHLFRDGTVIPKEGFSALEQGNYTKVPVLLGSLDTEFAAFAFGDPNFSPSINDGTLFTDKTKAEQYAAAIQYGSEAYAGFNAERVAERLTSVAGQPSVYAYRFAWGTQPGVISERLQTLLGAPHGADMDFYTGHAAGIAAYFPEGYFGEANKPGRDQLSTAMAAYLKQFLYTGHPGDGGSANLEDWTPWTKNAATPIMRLDASNTKAEIGMSSQYYQGKEAVMAKMKKELPEETYKLLTEKVFAGRFFWE